The Acidimicrobiia bacterium DNA window CGCACGACACTCCAGAACATCGATGAATTGATCGGCCGCACCCTCGCCGCCATCGAATTCTCGATATTGGCCGCCGATCAAACCGGATCAGTCGTACTTGATCCCCAGGCTCGCCGCCAGCTCACCGTTCAGGTCAACACAATCACCGCCTCGGCGGAGTTCGGTTTGTCCGAAACGCTCGATCGAACAATCCACCTTGATGCCAGGTTGGACACTCTTGGTCTGTTGTCGGGACGGCCGCCCGACCGGCTCATTACCCCCGACGTGATCAGCCTACGAGGAACTATCGTGGAAGCGGCGAACACCGCCACCCGGCTCCTTTCCGAGGACACCCCGCTCGACAGCGACCAGATCGACTCCATGCGCGGGCGCCTCGAAGGAGCGAAGGATCTCGAGTCTGACATCGACAGTCGATTGGGCGATGTGACCGAAGTGCTGGAACAAGTACGATCGACCATTCGCTGGCGGATCCACCTACTCGTCACCCTGGCCCTCATTACGCTCGGATGGTTTGGTTATCAGAGCTGGCGATCGGTCGTCGCCAAACGGCCCGAACGCACAACCATCGATCCCGACTAGGTTTCGTCTATGAAACCCGGTAATACACCGCTCGTCGAATTCCCTCGAATGGCGCCGACCGGAACGCGACTATTCGCAAAACTCGAGTGGTACAACCCCACCGGATCGATCAAGGATCGACCGGCATGGTTCATGTTCTACAACGCCAAACAGAACGGTCATCTCCCGCCAGGCAAACCGCTCATCGAGGCGACTTCTGGCAACACTGGAATCGGTCTTGCCCGGCTGGCGCTCATCAACCAGCATCCGATGATCATCTGCCTTCCCCGGACGGCTACCGAGCAGCGCAAAGAGCTACTCCGGGCCTACGGTGCAGAACTTATCGAAGTCGATGGCGGTCCAAATGGAGCCATCGCCAGAGCCAGGGAACTGGTCGATGCCGGAGAAGGCCACATGGCGTATCAATACGGCAATCGGTGGAATCCCTACTCGCACTTCTTCGGGACCTCTGTCGAGATCGTACGGGAGTGGCCATTACCCACACCACCCGACCATCTCTTCGCAGC harbors:
- a CDS encoding cysteine synthase family protein, which encodes MKPGNTPLVEFPRMAPTGTRLFAKLEWYNPTGSIKDRPAWFMFYNAKQNGHLPPGKPLIEATSGNTGIGLARLALINQHPMIICLPRTATEQRKELLRAYGAELIEVDGGPNGAIARARELVDAGEGHMAYQYGNRWNPYSHFFGTSVEIVREWPLPTPPDHLFAAYGTGGTLTGNSRGLRHAYPNIKVHSVEPFVDDPIGGMRSQDDPFQPPVADLSLVNDRYQVARARAEQTVSEIMHEEGYFAGTSSGAIIHAAQLELEKTGGTGVALLPDAGWKYLSGPPWQPPT